The following proteins come from a genomic window of Acidimicrobiales bacterium:
- a CDS encoding LLM class flavin-dependent oxidoreductase, producing the protein MSPTLGLYFDFRNPEQWRRGPAAYYAWHLELMEEADRKGIGSLWVTEHHFVEDGYLPQPLTTLAAIAARTQQCRLGTGVVIAPLHHPVAVAEQAAIVDIVSGGRLELGLGAGYVAPEFEAFGADLAERYHATDHALAEIPRLFAEGGCTPGPVQDPLPVWAGYLGPVGARRAGRLGVGLLTWNADSWPIYRDALAEAGHPPSTARMGGVVDFVLADDPEQMFEQILPHRTHQLNSYRQNAAKGSGHTPRMLTVDEVREGRGSGVIGALQILTVDEAAARVTAMCDGLPVEHLYLWGSIGGMPEELVERQMALLVDELQPALAN; encoded by the coding sequence ATGAGCCCCACACTCGGTCTCTACTTCGACTTCCGCAATCCCGAACAGTGGCGGCGTGGCCCGGCGGCCTACTACGCGTGGCACCTCGAACTCATGGAGGAGGCCGACCGCAAGGGCATCGGGTCGCTCTGGGTCACCGAGCACCACTTCGTGGAGGACGGCTATCTGCCGCAGCCGCTCACGACGCTGGCCGCCATCGCCGCCCGTACGCAGCAGTGCCGGTTGGGCACCGGCGTGGTGATCGCACCGTTGCACCATCCGGTGGCCGTCGCCGAGCAGGCGGCGATCGTCGACATCGTGAGCGGTGGTCGGCTCGAGCTCGGCCTCGGCGCCGGCTATGTCGCGCCCGAGTTCGAGGCGTTCGGCGCCGATCTGGCCGAGCGCTATCACGCCACCGACCATGCGCTGGCCGAGATCCCCCGGCTGTTCGCCGAGGGCGGCTGCACGCCCGGACCGGTGCAGGATCCACTGCCGGTCTGGGCCGGCTATCTCGGTCCGGTGGGCGCACGGCGGGCCGGTCGTCTGGGTGTCGGACTGTTGACGTGGAACGCCGACAGTTGGCCGATCTATCGCGACGCGCTGGCCGAGGCCGGTCATCCCCCCTCGACCGCTCGCATGGGTGGTGTCGTCGACTTCGTGCTGGCCGACGACCCCGAGCAGATGTTCGAGCAGATCCTCCCGCACCGCACGCATCAGCTGAACAGCTACCGGCAGAACGCGGCGAAGGGATCCGGTCACACCCCACGGATGCTCACCGTCGACGAGGTGCGCGAAGGACGCGGTTCGGGCGTGATCGGCGCGTTGCAGATCCTCACCGTCGACGAGGCCGCCGCGCGCGTCACCGCGATGTGCGACGGGCTTCCGGTCGAGCACCTCTACCTGTGGGGGTCCATCGGGGGCATGCCCGAGGAACTCGTCGAACGACAGATGGCCTTGCTGGTCGACGAACTCCAACCGGCGCTGGCGAACTGA
- a CDS encoding cytochrome P450, translating into MSDLVFNPFGFSHHDDPYATYKRMRDEAPLYRNDELAFWALTRFEDVQEGFRDTELLSSAGGIALENRRPVGQSMGFDQMIEFDPPEHTVLRKLVSRVFTIRTVARMEDEIRAIFTGYLDQVIAQGRAEVVGDLTSPYPMDVISAVLGVPPADRGHLRVSSDKIMIRNDGVMEIPPEAAEGMFGLVDYFMADLPKRKAGEGSGLISDLVGFEVDGRRLTDEELLGFCVLFVIAGHETTTKMVANVLELLDRHPDQKAAVAADLDLVPGAIEEVLRFHNSTQYMHRTLTRDHEMYGKTMKAGDSVLLVIGAANHDEREFGPTAEEFDIFRRPERHLGFGYGAHFCLGAALARMEGKVAVEEILRRLPDYEVDHDAKVRFHSSNVTGWRSLPISFTPRDRQPATTP; encoded by the coding sequence GTGAGCGACCTCGTCTTCAACCCGTTCGGCTTCTCGCACCACGACGATCCGTATGCGACCTACAAGCGCATGCGCGACGAGGCGCCGCTGTACCGGAACGACGAGCTGGCGTTCTGGGCGCTCACCCGCTTCGAGGATGTCCAGGAGGGGTTCCGCGACACGGAGCTGTTGTCGTCGGCCGGGGGCATCGCCCTCGAGAACCGTCGCCCGGTCGGCCAGTCGATGGGTTTCGATCAGATGATCGAGTTCGACCCGCCGGAGCACACGGTGCTGCGCAAGCTGGTCAGCCGGGTGTTCACCATTCGCACGGTGGCCCGGATGGAGGACGAGATCCGTGCGATCTTCACCGGCTATCTCGACCAGGTCATCGCGCAGGGGCGCGCCGAGGTCGTCGGCGATCTCACCAGCCCGTATCCGATGGACGTGATCTCGGCCGTGCTCGGGGTGCCGCCGGCCGACCGAGGCCACCTCCGGGTCAGCAGCGACAAGATCATGATCCGCAACGACGGCGTGATGGAGATCCCGCCGGAGGCGGCCGAGGGCATGTTCGGCCTCGTCGACTACTTCATGGCCGACCTGCCGAAACGGAAGGCGGGGGAGGGGTCGGGTCTCATCAGCGATCTGGTCGGCTTCGAGGTCGACGGTCGCCGGCTGACCGACGAGGAGCTGCTCGGATTCTGTGTGCTCTTCGTGATCGCCGGCCACGAGACCACCACGAAGATGGTGGCCAACGTCCTCGAACTCCTGGACCGTCACCCCGACCAGAAGGCCGCCGTCGCCGCGGATCTCGATCTCGTGCCCGGTGCGATCGAAGAGGTGCTGCGGTTCCACAACTCGACGCAGTACATGCACCGCACGCTCACCCGCGACCACGAGATGTACGGCAAGACCATGAAGGCGGGCGACTCGGTGCTGCTGGTGATCGGGGCGGCGAATCACGACGAGCGGGAGTTCGGTCCCACCGCCGAGGAGTTCGACATCTTCCGCCGCCCCGAGCGTCATCTCGGGTTCGGGTACGGCGCCCACTTCTGCCTCGGCGCCGCGCTCGCCCGCATGGAGGGCAAGGTCGCCGTCGAGGAGATCCTGCGCCGGTTGCCCGACTACGAGGTCGACCACGACGCGAAGGTGCGGTTCCATTCGAGCAACGTCACCGGCTGGCGGTCGCTCCCGATCTCGTTCACGCCTCGTGACCGCCAGCCGGCGACGACGCCATGA
- a CDS encoding class II aldolase/adducin family protein: MPVKPTPSNLMPELSPRAELVLLARALWREGYNDHLAGHITINRGDGTLWCNPWLLHWEELLPEHIIAIDLEGNVVEGSTDGHDWPVPLGIPLHLALHRARPDVQVAVHSHPLHATVWADVATVPPVLDQSSALGGGELVVVDEYEGAANDPDAAAAAVRLMGDADMALLAGHGVFVTAVSVRAAHQRCVALEQRAQRAWHAQAIAAGGDLRSHLGTEAADMFRQSDGDRFIGFWEAAVRAELRADPTLLDGDS, from the coding sequence ATGCCCGTGAAACCGACCCCGTCGAACCTGATGCCCGAGCTCTCGCCGCGGGCCGAGCTGGTGCTCCTGGCCCGTGCGCTGTGGCGTGAGGGGTACAACGACCACTTGGCCGGTCACATCACGATCAACCGCGGCGACGGCACGCTCTGGTGCAACCCGTGGTTGCTCCACTGGGAGGAACTGCTCCCCGAGCACATCATCGCGATCGACCTCGAGGGCAACGTCGTCGAGGGATCGACCGACGGCCACGACTGGCCGGTGCCGCTCGGTATCCCCCTGCACCTCGCGCTGCACCGCGCTCGTCCCGACGTGCAGGTGGCGGTCCACAGCCATCCGCTCCACGCGACGGTCTGGGCCGATGTCGCGACCGTGCCACCCGTGCTCGACCAGTCGTCCGCGCTCGGTGGCGGCGAGTTGGTCGTGGTCGACGAATACGAGGGTGCCGCCAATGATCCCGACGCAGCCGCTGCGGCGGTGAGGCTGATGGGCGACGCCGACATGGCCCTTCTCGCCGGTCACGGCGTCTTCGTCACCGCGGTGTCGGTGCGGGCCGCGCATCAGCGCTGCGTGGCGCTCGAGCAGCGGGCTCAGCGGGCCTGGCACGCGCAGGCGATCGCCGCGGGCGGCGATCTGCGATCGCACCTCGGCACCGAGGCCGCCGACATGTTCCGGCAGAGCGACGGCGACCGCTTCATCGGCTTCTGGGAGGCGGCCGTGCGGGCAGAGCTTCGGGCCGATCCGACCCTCCTCGATGGCGATTCATGA
- a CDS encoding nitrilase-related carbon-nitrogen hydrolase yields MSEVVKAAILQTAWTGDKESMIELHEKYLAEAAEAGTQVMCFQELFYGPYFCQVQDTKFYSYAEAIPDGPTTKRFQELAAKYGIVLVLPMYEEEQPGILYNTAAVIDADGTYLGKYRKVHIPQVNGFWEKFYFRPGNLGYPVFDTAVGKVAVNICYDRHFPEGWRALGLNGAQMVFNPSATSRGLSAYLWQLEQTSSAAANMYFVGAINRVGVEDLGDNDFYGTSYFANPRGQFVGDLASDTDEELVIRDLDLGLVNEVRDQWAFYRDRRPDMYGKLTEA; encoded by the coding sequence ATGTCCGAAGTCGTGAAGGCCGCCATCCTCCAAACCGCCTGGACGGGCGACAAGGAGTCGATGATCGAGCTCCACGAGAAGTACCTGGCGGAGGCGGCCGAAGCCGGCACGCAGGTGATGTGCTTCCAGGAGCTCTTCTACGGCCCCTACTTCTGCCAGGTGCAGGACACGAAGTTCTACAGCTACGCCGAGGCGATCCCCGACGGTCCCACCACGAAGCGATTCCAGGAGCTGGCCGCGAAGTACGGCATCGTGCTCGTGCTCCCCATGTACGAGGAGGAACAGCCCGGCATCCTCTACAACACCGCCGCCGTGATCGACGCCGACGGCACCTATCTCGGCAAGTACCGCAAGGTCCACATCCCGCAGGTCAACGGCTTCTGGGAGAAGTTCTACTTCCGCCCCGGGAACCTCGGCTACCCCGTGTTCGACACCGCGGTCGGCAAGGTCGCCGTCAACATCTGTTACGACCGCCACTTCCCCGAAGGCTGGCGGGCACTCGGCCTCAACGGCGCCCAGATGGTGTTCAACCCGTCGGCGACGAGCCGTGGCCTGTCGGCCTATCTCTGGCAGCTCGAACAGACCTCCTCGGCCGCCGCCAACATGTACTTCGTCGGTGCCATCAACCGGGTCGGCGTGGAAGACCTTGGCGACAACGACTTCTACGGCACCTCGTACTTCGCCAATCCACGTGGACAGTTCGTGGGCGACCTGGCGTCGGACACCGACGAGGAACTCGTGATCCGCGATCTCGATCTCGGCCTCGTCAACGAGGTGCGAGACCAGTGGGCCTTCTACCGCGACCGCCGTCCGGACATGTACGGCAAGCTCACCGAGGCCTGA